Proteins from one Vibrio pomeroyi genomic window:
- a CDS encoding acetyltransferase, producing MSQPLSSTLNSEPSVAESSKLHNVELGRWTEIADRCVLNNVLVGDYSYIQNDCNLMFTEIGKFTSIAAAVRLNPSNHPWWRPTLHHFTYRPGKYQLGADPSSLDDEVFSWREEDKVQVGHDVWIGHGVIVLPGITIGNGSIVGAGSVVTKDVPPYSIVVGNPAKVLRPRFDDPSYGERLESLEWWHWDDEKLAEALPLFQKDCGEFLSHFEQA from the coding sequence ATGAGCCAACCTCTTTCCTCTACCTTAAACAGCGAACCTAGCGTTGCTGAGAGCAGTAAGTTACACAATGTTGAACTCGGTCGTTGGACTGAAATCGCCGACCGCTGTGTGTTAAATAACGTATTGGTTGGTGATTACAGTTATATTCAAAACGACTGTAATCTGATGTTTACCGAAATTGGTAAATTCACATCCATTGCGGCGGCGGTTCGTTTAAATCCGAGCAATCACCCGTGGTGGCGTCCAACGCTACATCACTTCACTTATCGCCCAGGAAAGTATCAGCTAGGTGCAGATCCTTCATCATTGGATGATGAGGTGTTCTCATGGCGCGAAGAAGACAAAGTACAGGTTGGACATGATGTGTGGATAGGTCACGGCGTGATTGTGCTGCCGGGTATTACGATTGGCAATGGTTCGATCGTTGGCGCTGGCAGCGTGGTGACGAAAGACGTGCCTCCATATTCAATTGTGGTTGGCAACCCTGCCAAGGTGCTGCGCCCTCGCTTTGATGACCCTAGTTATGGTGAGAGACTGGAAAGCCTTGAGTGGTGGCATTGGGATGATGAAAAGCTTGCAGAGGCATTACCATTGTTCCAAAAAGATTGCGGTGAGTTCTTGAGTCACTTTGAGCAAGCTTAA